Proteins encoded in a region of the Pelagicoccus sp. SDUM812003 genome:
- a CDS encoding response regulator encodes MPSIDHPPGKHPRSPDFLKDIASENPLLNALWETSPYGINLIVKGPSKEIPIILGDCNEASARCHGLRRDEVVGKSLDLFHDVPWTTTVDETWFDAPEVGESISGQSLHRHKDGNRFLIEYSLTFLTLNGQPVAIGFDRVVEDRSAEERKLHGLANRWINAMESSEESAWDIDLKKELIWTSPRWQVNLEKDMREREYTLTELLERLHPEEKPHFEAALSRIRFKTSDSFNVECRYRTKSDRWEWIQLRGKPSYDSSGNPDHLIGSMSLISERKMAEDELKQARVKAEQANLAKSQFLAAMSHEIRTPMNGVLGMATLLEDTELTDEQRSFLKTISESGNALLTIIDEILQFSKLEAGGVEPENEPFELVDCLHQSLEVVRPLASEKGLALLFSVSDDTPARIVGDTTRLRQVLVNLLGNAIKFTEQGRIELAVFTNADTARPNVKRIVVEIRDTGIGIKKGKIKRLFEPFSQADATTTRKYGGTGLGLAICRRLLGLMNGRIEAESEYGKGSVFRCILEADYEDEPAIAPLPELQSKRILIVADEGRGCEILSQTLETFGMLSRRVSTESEALTALREEPPFSCAMIDLDLKADSAVDLSSALKIEHSRYPLPLVAVAPLSKARPSLREAGLYANRIIKPYSPYDLSQCLLATCLGSKTAPVPNSAPKPFPAERVRHPESVLIVEDNNVNQMVAIRLLDKFGYQADLAENGFQALDRCLQRQYDIIFMDIQMPGINGFETLQRIRSRLSDTDPDPWIIALTADAMEGDRESCLASGMNDYLSKPIVPEKLQSALARARHEIAQRRAGHSSRPPS; translated from the coding sequence ATGCCCTCGATCGATCATCCGCCAGGAAAGCACCCTCGCTCTCCCGACTTCCTGAAGGACATCGCCAGCGAAAACCCGCTTCTCAACGCCCTTTGGGAAACCTCGCCCTACGGAATAAATCTCATCGTGAAGGGACCTTCGAAGGAGATCCCTATCATTCTAGGCGATTGCAACGAAGCTTCAGCCCGTTGCCACGGCTTGAGGCGCGACGAGGTGGTCGGCAAGTCCCTGGACCTGTTTCACGACGTGCCTTGGACCACCACGGTGGATGAGACCTGGTTCGACGCTCCCGAAGTCGGGGAAAGCATTTCCGGCCAGTCCCTGCACCGGCACAAGGACGGCAACCGGTTTCTGATCGAGTACTCGCTCACCTTCCTCACGCTGAACGGCCAGCCGGTCGCCATCGGGTTCGACCGCGTGGTGGAGGACCGCTCGGCTGAGGAGCGAAAGCTGCACGGCCTGGCAAACCGCTGGATAAACGCCATGGAGTCCAGCGAGGAGAGCGCCTGGGATATCGATCTGAAAAAGGAGCTCATCTGGACCTCGCCACGATGGCAGGTGAACTTGGAAAAGGACATGCGCGAGCGCGAATACACGCTGACCGAGCTCCTCGAGCGCCTGCATCCCGAAGAGAAGCCCCACTTCGAAGCCGCACTCTCCCGCATCCGCTTCAAGACGTCGGACAGCTTCAACGTGGAATGCCGGTACCGCACCAAGTCGGACCGATGGGAGTGGATACAGCTGCGCGGAAAGCCGAGCTACGATTCCTCGGGCAACCCCGACCACCTCATCGGCTCGATGTCTCTGATCTCCGAACGAAAGATGGCGGAAGACGAACTCAAGCAGGCCCGCGTGAAAGCGGAACAGGCCAACTTGGCCAAGAGCCAGTTTCTGGCCGCCATGAGCCACGAGATCCGCACCCCCATGAACGGCGTTCTCGGCATGGCGACGCTTCTCGAAGACACCGAGCTCACCGACGAGCAACGGTCGTTTCTCAAAACCATCTCCGAAAGCGGAAACGCCTTGCTCACGATCATCGATGAAATCCTTCAGTTCTCGAAGCTGGAAGCTGGAGGCGTGGAGCCCGAAAACGAGCCCTTCGAACTGGTGGACTGCCTGCATCAGTCCCTGGAAGTGGTTCGCCCTCTGGCTTCGGAAAAGGGACTGGCGCTACTGTTCTCCGTGTCGGACGACACCCCAGCGCGCATCGTGGGAGATACCACCCGCCTGCGGCAGGTCCTCGTCAACCTCCTGGGAAACGCGATCAAGTTCACCGAACAAGGCCGCATCGAACTCGCCGTCTTCACCAATGCCGACACCGCAAGGCCCAACGTCAAACGCATCGTGGTTGAGATCAGAGACACCGGCATCGGAATCAAAAAAGGAAAGATCAAGAGGCTTTTCGAGCCGTTCTCCCAAGCGGACGCCACCACCACTCGCAAATACGGCGGCACCGGGCTGGGGCTCGCGATCTGCCGGCGCCTGCTGGGGCTCATGAACGGCCGCATCGAAGCGGAGAGCGAGTACGGCAAAGGCAGCGTCTTTCGCTGCATCCTCGAAGCCGACTACGAAGACGAGCCCGCCATCGCTCCGCTCCCAGAGCTCCAATCCAAACGCATCCTCATCGTCGCCGACGAAGGTCGCGGCTGCGAGATCCTCAGCCAGACGCTCGAGACCTTCGGCATGCTGTCCCGACGCGTATCCACCGAAAGCGAAGCCTTGACGGCGCTTCGCGAAGAACCGCCCTTCTCCTGCGCCATGATCGATCTCGACCTCAAGGCGGACTCCGCGGTCGACCTCTCCAGCGCCCTGAAAATCGAGCATAGCCGCTACCCGCTTCCGCTGGTGGCCGTGGCCCCCCTGAGCAAGGCCCGCCCTAGCTTGCGCGAAGCTGGGCTCTACGCAAACCGGATCATCAAGCCCTATTCCCCCTACGATCTATCGCAATGCCTGCTCGCTACCTGCCTGGGAAGCAAAACCGCCCCGGTCCCCAATTCCGCTCCCAAGCCCTTCCCTGCCGAGCGCGTCCGCCATCCCGAGTCCGTGCTAATCGTGGAGGACAACAACGTGAACCAGATGGTCGCGATTCGCCTGCTCGACAAATTCGGCTATCAAGCTGACCTTGCGGAAAACGGTTTCCAAGCCCTCGATCGCTGCCTGCAACGCCAGTACGACATCATTTTCATGGACATCCAAATGCCAGGCATCAATGGCTTCGAGACGCTCCAGCGCATTCGTAGTCGTTTATCCGATACGGATCCCGACCCCTGGATCATCGCGCTGACCGCCGACGCGATGGAAGGCGATCGCGAATCCTGCCTCGCCTCAGGCATGAACGACTACCTCAGCAAGCCGATCGTGCCGGAGAAACTGCAATCCGCCCTGGCACGCGCTCGCCACGAGATCGCCCAACGCCGCGCCGGCCACAGCAGCCGCCCCCCCTCCTGA
- a CDS encoding ATP-binding protein, producing the protein MNPSKSNRYFSFQTKVLVPVLFLLIALPAGTVYLVNQHVQKMTLEEAQDQLATAEAVLLNSLEIHSRSRQIQFKNAVNEPRFKAVSQLDEETMRSYLRNLFREFEADVLALVYTPIDGSEQSLVRRDTTINLSTFADTVADSIDTALGGELSADYYAINESLFNVISVPAFLTNAGYPVGCLTIGIKLGDQPISELKALTRAELAFVSDRSTLGTSLSGQQELEALQLVSNHGGRQDKFVQTALLNGEHFHLLTNQLQVNSSSSPPIRYTLLTSYEKELLALSNTRNLLLAISLGGISASVFIIWILIRRITSPLRALKRGAEAVGRGDFSQRVDCQSNDECGALAGAFNVMTTNLQSSRRDLENTVSELRETQAQLLQRESRLRESEEGLRLIIEGARDHVIFTLDDHGRPLRWNSAAERMLGYSSEEANALEYSRLFHSTDLSDEAPEELLIIARRTGQASFEGWRVRKDGTRFWADVTLSRLAKVDGSETGGFVEIARDITARKEAEEALRKARDAAESSDRAKSEFLANMSHEFRTPMNGIIGMAGLLSSLELSEEQSEYVETIRYSADSLLAIIDDILDIAKIEAGQLEISTGPINLIECVEETVQLFAPDCAKKGLELHLVIAPGVPGIVDTDASRLRQVLVNLIGNAIKFTKSGGAIVSVDYEHSQQKLAVSIEDTGIGIPPEKIRHLFDPFYQVESSASRQYGGTGLGLTITRNIVSLLGGRVTAQSEAGKGSRFSFTIKADAIETVTTLAPISGRNVLVITDSELAWKALQAQLGFWSMSSRRCRSNPDQVTRSLVENEFDLLIVDPSATRLDTIRALIDCQERSKGAFPPFIRLLSLDTEDELTPCVNSQAIRTPARPTALHRSMCELVLGGPSRQTTELPIFIGPSDSEPAREPAVAPKPEPEAEEKSSQEQKPSKSSPRKGYDSDFATKHPLRLLVVEDNAINTKVLVKLLKKLGYAPDTAENGQEGLKAAESIRYDAILMDLQMPVMDGLESARRILASDLIEHPVYISAFTANARQSDQEDCIEAGMHDFVAKPARVEAVTGVLERAHSWIQDRLEV; encoded by the coding sequence GTGAATCCGAGCAAGAGCAATCGATATTTTTCATTTCAGACGAAGGTACTCGTCCCAGTGCTCTTTCTGCTGATCGCTCTGCCAGCAGGCACGGTGTATTTGGTAAACCAGCACGTCCAAAAAATGACCCTGGAAGAGGCTCAGGACCAGCTGGCCACCGCCGAAGCGGTTCTCCTGAACTCTCTGGAAATCCACAGCCGCTCCCGACAGATCCAGTTCAAGAACGCAGTCAACGAGCCTCGCTTCAAGGCGGTTTCCCAACTCGACGAGGAAACGATGCGTTCCTACCTGAGAAACCTCTTTCGAGAATTCGAGGCGGACGTTCTCGCTCTGGTCTACACGCCGATCGACGGCTCCGAGCAGAGCCTGGTCAGACGTGACACCACCATCAACCTGTCAACCTTTGCCGACACCGTGGCCGACAGCATAGACACCGCTCTCGGAGGAGAGCTCTCAGCTGACTACTACGCGATCAACGAAAGCCTTTTCAACGTCATCTCGGTGCCGGCCTTTCTCACCAACGCCGGCTACCCGGTGGGCTGCCTAACCATAGGAATCAAACTTGGCGACCAGCCGATCTCCGAGCTGAAAGCTCTCACCCGAGCGGAGCTCGCTTTCGTCTCGGATCGTTCGACCCTCGGCACTTCGCTCTCAGGCCAGCAGGAGCTGGAAGCCCTGCAATTGGTCTCGAACCATGGCGGCAGACAGGATAAGTTTGTCCAAACCGCCCTCTTGAATGGCGAACACTTCCATCTCCTCACAAACCAGCTTCAGGTCAATTCGAGTTCGTCACCACCGATTCGATACACGTTGCTAACCTCCTACGAAAAGGAGCTGCTCGCCCTCTCAAACACGAGAAACCTGCTCCTAGCCATCAGTCTTGGAGGCATAAGCGCGAGCGTCTTCATTATCTGGATACTCATCCGCCGCATCACAAGTCCCCTGAGGGCCCTGAAGCGCGGCGCCGAAGCGGTCGGACGCGGGGACTTCTCCCAACGGGTCGATTGCCAGAGCAATGACGAATGCGGAGCCTTGGCCGGCGCCTTCAATGTCATGACCACGAACTTGCAGAGCTCGCGACGCGACCTCGAGAACACGGTCAGCGAGTTGAGAGAGACCCAGGCCCAGCTCCTGCAACGCGAGTCCAGGCTGCGTGAAAGCGAGGAGGGGCTGCGCCTCATCATCGAAGGAGCCAGAGACCATGTGATCTTCACTTTGGACGATCATGGACGCCCGCTCCGCTGGAACAGCGCCGCCGAGCGCATGCTGGGCTATTCCTCCGAAGAGGCCAACGCTCTGGAGTATTCCCGCCTCTTCCACTCGACCGACCTGAGCGACGAAGCGCCGGAGGAGCTTCTGATCATCGCCCGACGGACGGGCCAAGCCTCTTTCGAAGGTTGGCGCGTACGCAAGGACGGCACGCGCTTCTGGGCGGACGTCACCCTCTCCCGCCTGGCGAAGGTCGACGGCTCGGAGACCGGCGGATTCGTGGAGATCGCCCGCGACATCACCGCTCGCAAGGAGGCCGAAGAGGCCCTGCGCAAGGCTCGCGACGCCGCGGAGTCCTCGGATCGGGCGAAAAGCGAATTCCTCGCCAACATGAGCCACGAGTTTCGCACTCCCATGAACGGCATCATCGGCATGGCAGGGCTTCTCAGCAGCCTGGAACTGAGCGAGGAACAGAGCGAGTACGTGGAAACCATCCGCTATTCCGCGGACTCCCTGCTCGCCATCATCGACGACATTCTCGACATCGCTAAGATCGAGGCGGGCCAACTCGAGATTTCGACCGGGCCCATCAACCTGATCGAATGCGTGGAGGAGACGGTCCAGCTCTTCGCTCCGGACTGCGCGAAGAAGGGTCTGGAGCTGCATCTGGTCATTGCACCGGGCGTTCCTGGAATTGTGGATACAGATGCCAGCCGCCTGCGCCAAGTGCTGGTAAACCTCATCGGAAACGCCATCAAGTTCACCAAATCCGGTGGAGCGATCGTCAGCGTCGACTACGAACACTCTCAGCAGAAGCTAGCGGTTTCGATTGAGGACACCGGCATTGGAATACCGCCGGAGAAGATCCGGCACCTTTTCGACCCGTTCTATCAAGTGGAGTCCTCCGCCTCCCGCCAATATGGCGGCACGGGCCTCGGCCTCACCATCACGCGCAATATCGTGTCGCTGCTCGGCGGACGCGTGACCGCGCAGAGCGAAGCCGGAAAAGGTTCGCGCTTTTCCTTCACCATCAAGGCCGACGCCATCGAAACCGTCACCACCCTTGCGCCCATCAGTGGACGAAACGTCCTCGTGATCACCGACAGCGAACTGGCGTGGAAGGCCCTTCAGGCGCAGCTCGGATTCTGGAGCATGTCCTCTCGGCGTTGCCGCTCGAACCCGGACCAAGTCACCAGGAGCCTGGTGGAAAACGAATTCGACCTGCTGATTGTCGACCCATCGGCCACTCGACTGGATACCATAAGAGCTCTCATCGACTGCCAGGAACGAAGCAAGGGGGCGTTTCCTCCCTTCATTCGTCTCCTGTCATTGGATACTGAAGACGAGCTGACGCCTTGCGTGAACAGTCAGGCCATCCGCACGCCCGCTCGCCCCACCGCGCTTCACCGCTCGATGTGCGAACTCGTGCTTGGCGGCCCATCCCGCCAAACGACAGAGCTGCCGATCTTCATCGGACCATCCGACTCGGAGCCCGCCCGAGAACCGGCCGTAGCGCCCAAGCCCGAACCGGAGGCCGAAGAGAAATCCAGCCAAGAGCAAAAGCCATCCAAATCGTCGCCAAGAAAAGGATACGACAGCGACTTCGCGACAAAGCACCCGCTTCGCCTGCTGGTGGTCGAGGATAACGCCATCAATACCAAGGTCCTGGTCAAGCTGCTCAAGAAGCTCGGCTACGCGCCCGATACCGCCGAGAATGGCCAGGAGGGCTTGAAAGCCGCGGAGAGCATCCGCTACGACGCCATCTTGATGGACCTGCAAATGCCCGTGATGGACGGCCTGGAAAGCGCTCGGCGCATCCTGGCCTCGGATCTGATCGAACATCCAGTCTACATTTCCGCCTTCACCGCCAACGCTCGACAGAGCGACCAGGAGGATTGCATCGAGGCCGGCATGCACGATTTCGTGGCCAAACCTGCCCGAGTGGAGGCCGTGACCGGCGTGCTGGAGAGAGCCCACAGCTGGATCCAGGATCGCCTCGAGGTCTGA
- a CDS encoding carboxypeptidase regulatory-like domain-containing protein, translating into MQATRSILGLAACLGLALSCSEGGDIVGSIQATAPNIETSRSNDSAYQSRRYKFLDTIDYESLRDFVVSIESIEESDQARQNSKLASVSQKDGAFIPHVLPIAAGTEVEWPNRDEIYHNVFSMSEVRPFDLGMYKSEDDPKRLVFDKPGQVDVFCAIHSQMHCIVLVLPNAYFSKSDRRGRFEIKDVPPGSYRLKAWHERLPSKYLDIEVPEQGDLEIDIVMGLLDLPKI; encoded by the coding sequence ATGCAAGCCACACGGTCCATCCTCGGCCTCGCAGCCTGCCTCGGCCTCGCCCTCTCTTGCTCGGAAGGAGGCGACATCGTGGGCTCCATCCAGGCAACCGCCCCGAACATCGAGACTTCCCGCTCGAACGACAGCGCGTATCAATCTCGCAGATACAAGTTCCTCGACACCATCGACTACGAAAGCCTGCGCGATTTCGTAGTCAGCATCGAGTCCATCGAGGAGAGCGATCAAGCTCGGCAAAACAGCAAACTCGCCAGCGTGTCGCAAAAGGACGGCGCCTTCATTCCCCACGTGCTGCCCATCGCGGCAGGCACGGAAGTCGAGTGGCCAAATCGCGACGAGATCTACCACAACGTCTTCTCCATGTCGGAGGTCAGACCATTCGACCTCGGCATGTACAAAAGCGAAGACGACCCCAAACGCCTCGTATTCGATAAGCCAGGACAAGTCGACGTCTTCTGCGCCATCCATTCGCAAATGCACTGCATCGTGCTCGTATTGCCAAACGCCTACTTTTCAAAAAGCGACCGACGGGGCCGCTTCGAGATCAAAGACGTCCCTCCTGGCTCCTATCGACTTAAGGCCTGGCACGAGCGGCTTCCCTCAAAATACCTCGACATCGAAGTGCCCGAGCAGGGAGACCTCGAGATCGATATCGTGATGGGACTGCTCGACCTTCCCAAGATCTAA